A window from Cryobacterium sp. SO1 encodes these proteins:
- a CDS encoding HNH endonuclease signature motif containing protein, producing MQRARTGVFGEKLQALEDAARTVRAVMDSLDVNALSDAEVVALTQMVERAGRPVDAARVSTATVVGYRSRSGLGRDSMAWRLGATHSNDLLIRLTGTSVPEMKRRVLLGEKVAPRVLGGVVLEPVFPFVAAALAAGELGIDAAENIVTGLSDYKVHGRFDANQADVDAGEAGLVESATGSVFGRTPGPAETRPDADSGADTDTDAGTGTDAGTVFTGPIARLGESAGFTFPADRIREMTQTWQAALNPDGAAPTEAVLEAKSTLSFGKLTRGLHPLRGGVTPELKGIIHTLFDSFQSARSAPAFPSAEEQQRIEAGELVPGEILDERTGGEKRADILRGILVQVAQDPRTPTMGGMPPTVMVHVNATDLLAGIGVGWIDGIEGPISMKTINQMIDNGGFQPIFFGGTGAVLALGNKARCFTPMQRKAITARDGGCIIPGCTCPPQWTEVHHVVPWQNGGPTNVTNGVLLCWRHHHGINDAGGWKIRMVLGMPEVKAPHWIDPTGTWRTPPQHRAHNPTTRKPPHTE from the coding sequence GTGCAGCGTGCTCGTACCGGGGTGTTCGGTGAGAAGCTGCAGGCTCTGGAGGATGCGGCACGCACGGTGCGGGCGGTGATGGATTCGCTGGACGTGAATGCGTTGAGTGACGCCGAGGTGGTGGCGTTGACGCAGATGGTGGAGCGTGCCGGCCGGCCGGTGGATGCGGCCCGGGTCAGTACCGCGACGGTGGTGGGCTACCGGTCCCGGTCCGGGTTGGGCCGGGACTCGATGGCCTGGCGGTTGGGCGCGACCCACTCGAATGATTTGTTGATCCGGTTGACGGGCACGTCGGTGCCGGAGATGAAACGCCGGGTGCTCTTGGGCGAGAAGGTGGCCCCGCGGGTATTGGGCGGGGTGGTGTTGGAGCCGGTGTTCCCGTTCGTGGCCGCGGCCCTGGCCGCGGGCGAGCTCGGCATCGACGCGGCCGAGAATATCGTGACGGGCCTGTCCGACTACAAGGTGCACGGCCGCTTCGACGCGAACCAAGCCGACGTGGATGCCGGTGAGGCCGGTTTGGTCGAAAGCGCCACCGGGTCGGTCTTCGGCCGCACCCCCGGCCCCGCAGAAACCCGCCCGGACGCTGACAGCGGCGCCGACACCGACACGGACGCCGGCACCGGCACGGACGCCGGCACCGTCTTTACGGGTCCGATCGCCCGCCTGGGTGAATCGGCCGGGTTCACCTTCCCCGCCGACCGGATCCGGGAGATGACCCAGACCTGGCAGGCCGCACTGAACCCCGACGGCGCCGCACCCACCGAGGCTGTTCTCGAGGCGAAATCGACGCTCTCTTTCGGCAAGCTGACCCGGGGGTTGCACCCGCTGCGCGGCGGAGTGACGCCGGAGCTCAAGGGCATCATCCACACCCTCTTCGACAGCTTCCAATCCGCCCGCTCCGCCCCCGCGTTCCCCTCCGCCGAGGAGCAGCAGCGCATCGAGGCCGGCGAACTCGTGCCCGGCGAGATCCTGGACGAACGCACCGGCGGAGAAAAACGCGCCGACATCCTCCGCGGCATCCTGGTCCAGGTCGCCCAAGACCCCCGCACCCCGACCATGGGCGGCATGCCGCCCACGGTGATGGTGCACGTGAACGCGACCGACCTCCTCGCCGGCATCGGCGTGGGCTGGATCGACGGCATCGAGGGTCCGATCTCGATGAAGACCATCAACCAAATGATCGACAACGGCGGCTTCCAACCGATCTTCTTCGGCGGCACCGGCGCCGTGCTGGCCCTGGGCAACAAGGCTCGCTGCTTCACCCCGATGCAACGCAAAGCCATCACCGCCCGAGACGGCGGCTGCATCATCCCGGGCTGCACCTGCCCACCCCAATGGACCGAAGTCCACCACGTCGTGCCCTGGCAGAACGGCGGACCCACCAACGTCACCAACGGGGTCCTGCTCTGCTGGCGCCACCACCACGGCATCAACGACGCCGGAGGCTGGAAAATCCGCATGGTCTTGGGCATGCCCGAAGTCAAAGCACCACACTGGATCGACCCCACCGGCACCTGGCGCACACCACCCCAACACCGCGCCCACAACCCCACAACCCGAAAACCACCCCACACCGAATGA
- a CDS encoding S9 family peptidase: MNLPPVAAQKPTRRIHHNDVYIDNYEWLRDKDAPEVTAHLTAENAYTDARTGHLELLQEQIFEEIKDRTQETDLSVPVRRGLWWHYTRSVEGMEYGIHCRAPIAGPDDWTPPVIEPAPGTATVAPGLPGEQVLLDDNAEAAGHDFYSLGSFDVSDDGTRLLYAVDLEGDERYTVRVRTIATGEDLADEIRNTSAGALFDPSGRYVFYTTVDDAWRPDTVWRHEVGSQAADVSVFTEPDERFWVGVGRSRSNRYLMIEAGSSVTSETFLLDANDPTGEFTVVWPRRDNVEYDVEHAVIDGEDRLLIVHNHNAVNFELVSVPAGDPQSEGRVVLPHNARIRLESVDAFRDFVVVEYRKDGLTQVAYATRRGGGLTEITFDEELYSVGTGGNPEWDQPTIRLGYTSFVTPSTVYDYVVATGELRLLKQQPVLGHYDPTLFEQRREWAVAADGTRVPISIVYRTDLVEPGTPAPTLLYGYGSYEISIDPSFSISRLSLLDRGMIFAVAHVRGGGELGRLWYENGKTHQKRNSFTDFIACAEHLIDCGYTSADRLVAEGRSAGGLLMGAVANMAPSLFAGILAGVPFVDPLTSILDPSLPLTVIEWDEWGDPLHDAEVYSYMKSYSPLENVHQTHYPRILAVTSLNDTRVLYVEPAKWVARLREVGADALLKTEMSAGHGGVSGRYAGWRERAFDYAWLIDAAGAHPSGEGEYASLSRADGGVA; the protein is encoded by the coding sequence ATGAATCTTCCTCCCGTCGCCGCCCAGAAGCCCACGCGGCGCATCCACCACAACGATGTGTACATCGACAACTACGAATGGTTGCGCGACAAGGATGCCCCGGAGGTCACGGCTCATCTCACGGCCGAGAACGCCTACACGGATGCCCGCACCGGCCACCTTGAACTGCTGCAGGAGCAGATCTTCGAGGAGATCAAGGACCGCACCCAGGAGACCGACCTCAGTGTGCCGGTGCGCCGGGGACTGTGGTGGCATTACACGCGATCGGTCGAGGGCATGGAGTACGGCATCCACTGCCGCGCCCCCATTGCCGGCCCGGACGACTGGACTCCCCCGGTGATCGAACCGGCGCCCGGCACAGCCACCGTCGCTCCGGGCCTGCCCGGCGAGCAGGTCCTGCTCGACGACAACGCCGAAGCCGCCGGCCACGACTTTTACTCCCTGGGCAGTTTCGACGTGAGCGACGACGGCACCCGGCTGCTGTACGCCGTCGACCTCGAGGGTGACGAGCGCTACACGGTGCGGGTGCGCACCATCGCCACCGGCGAGGACCTCGCCGACGAGATCCGGAACACCAGCGCCGGCGCCCTGTTCGACCCGAGCGGCCGCTACGTCTTCTACACGACCGTCGACGACGCCTGGCGTCCGGACACCGTCTGGCGGCACGAGGTGGGCAGCCAGGCTGCCGACGTCTCGGTGTTCACCGAACCCGACGAACGTTTCTGGGTGGGCGTCGGCCGCTCGCGCAGCAACCGCTACCTCATGATCGAGGCCGGCTCCAGCGTCACCAGCGAGACCTTCCTGCTCGACGCCAACGACCCGACCGGCGAGTTCACCGTGGTCTGGCCGCGCCGGGACAACGTGGAGTACGACGTGGAGCACGCCGTCATCGACGGTGAGGACCGCCTGCTGATCGTGCACAATCACAACGCCGTAAACTTCGAACTGGTCAGCGTGCCGGCCGGCGACCCGCAGAGCGAGGGCCGGGTGGTGCTGCCGCACAACGCGCGCATCCGCCTCGAAAGCGTCGACGCATTCCGGGACTTCGTGGTGGTCGAGTACCGCAAGGACGGGCTGACCCAGGTGGCCTACGCCACCCGGCGCGGCGGCGGCCTCACCGAAATCACCTTCGACGAGGAGCTGTACTCGGTGGGCACCGGCGGCAATCCGGAATGGGACCAGCCCACCATCCGCCTGGGCTACACGAGCTTCGTGACCCCCTCGACGGTTTACGACTACGTGGTCGCCACCGGCGAGCTACGACTGCTCAAGCAGCAGCCGGTGCTCGGCCACTATGACCCGACCCTGTTCGAGCAGCGCCGCGAGTGGGCCGTGGCCGCCGACGGCACCAGGGTGCCCATCTCGATCGTCTATCGCACCGACCTCGTCGAGCCCGGCACGCCCGCGCCGACCCTGCTCTACGGCTACGGCTCCTACGAGATCAGCATCGACCCGTCGTTCAGCATCTCCAGGCTCAGCCTGCTCGACCGCGGCATGATCTTCGCGGTCGCCCACGTGCGCGGCGGCGGCGAGCTCGGCCGGCTCTGGTACGAGAACGGCAAGACCCACCAGAAGCGCAACTCGTTCACCGACTTCATCGCCTGCGCCGAGCACCTCATCGACTGCGGCTACACCTCGGCCGACAGGCTCGTGGCCGAGGGCCGCAGCGCCGGCGGCCTGCTGATGGGCGCGGTGGCGAACATGGCGCCCTCCCTCTTCGCGGGCATCCTCGCCGGGGTGCCGTTCGTCGACCCGCTCACCTCGATCCTCGACCCGAGCCTGCCGCTCACCGTGATCGAGTGGGACGAGTGGGGCGACCCGCTGCACGACGCCGAGGTGTACAGCTACATGAAGTCGTACTCACCGCTGGAGAACGTGCACCAGACGCACTATCCGCGCATCCTCGCCGTCACCAGCCTCAACGACACCCGGGTGCTCTACGTGGAGCCGGCCAAGTGGGTGGCCAGGCTCCGTGAAGTGGGCGCGGATGCGTTGCTGAAGACCGAGATGTCGGCCGGCCACGGCGGGGTCTCCGGCCGCTATGCCGGATGGCGCGAGCGGGCATTCGACTACGCCTGGCTGATCGACGCGGCCGGCGCGCATCCGTCGGGTGAAGGCGAATACGCGTCCCTGAGCCGCGCGGATGGCGGCGTCGCCTAG